The genomic window CACCTATCAGCTCAACGACTCCGACTCCAGGATGATAATCACGATGGCCCTTCTGGTTCCCAGGATTGAAAAGATAAAGGGGGACACCAAGATCGAGAAGACTATAGCCTGTCATATAAACTCATATCTGCCGTTTCCCAAAAAGCAGCTCTTTCCCTACGTCAGAAAGGCTATGTACAGAAAGATCACGCCCACCGACGACCTCCTGGTCTTCAAGGACGTGATAAAGAAATACTCCCCGGCGCCCCTCGAGGACAAGAGCAAGTGGGAAGAGCTGTCGACGCTCCTATACACTGGAGGTACCACCGGGGTAAGCAAGGGGGTCATGCTCTCTCACGAGAACATAAGCGTAAACGTCCAGCAGCTTCTCGGGTGGTTTCCAGATATAGGCCCAGGCGATGTAAAAATGGTGGGTACGTTCCCGATCTTTCACACGGCTGGTTTCACGGCGATCCAGAACCTGAACATATGGCAGGCATGGGAGCATATTATGATCCCAAGGCCGGAACCTAAGGCGATTATCGATCTTCTGAAATCGGAGAAGCCGAACTGGCTCCCCGGCGTGCCTACGATCTTCGTGGGTCTCCTGAACGAGCCGGAATTCAGGAATATGGACCTCACCTTTATCGACGGATTCATATCCGGAGCGGCGCCCCTGGCGACGGATACCATAAACGACCTCAAGGCGCTGACCGGAGCGACAATCTGCGAGGTCTACGGCCTTACGGAGACGGCGCCGCTGGCCACGGCCGGCCCCTGGGGCGGGAAGCTCAAACCCGGCACCGTGGGAGTCCCCGTCGCCGACACGGACATCAAGGTCGTCGATATCGAGAAGGGGAAGAAGGAGATGAAGATAGGGGAGCCGGGGGAGGTCATCATCAAGGGACCGCAGGTCATGATGGGATATTACAAGAAGCCCAAGGAGACGGCTGAGGTCATGAAGGACGGCTGGTTTTACAGCGGAGATATCGGAACCTTCGACGAAGACGGATACCTCACAATAGTGGACAGGAAGAAGGACATGATAATCGCCGGCGGATACAATATCTACCCGCTGGAGATCGACGATATACTCTTCGACCACCCAAAGATCATGGAGGCGTGCACGGTGGGCGTTCCCCACGGATACCGCGGCGAGACAGTAAAGGCCTTCATCGTGGTTAAGGGGGGCGAGACCCTGACGGAGGAGGAAGTAACGAAATATTGCAAGGAAAAGATGGCCGCCTACAAGGTCCCGAAGATAATCGAGTTTGTCGATGCCCTTCCCAAATCCGCGGTGGGCAAAATCCTGAGAAAGGAGCTGAGGGCACGGGAGCTTGAGAAGGCAAAGAAGGAGAAGGAAGGGGGAAAATAGTCCCATCTTAATACGATTTTGAGTGCGGGGCGGCTGGTTGTAAGGCTGGTGAATTGGTAGGCCGGCTGGAGGATTGTTGTGAAGGCTCTCACGATTTGTAATTGTTAGAGCGGCCGGTCGGGTGGTTGGTTGATAGCGTGTCGAAACAACCGATGAGGGTGAGAGGGGCCGGTTGAAGGATTGGTGTTTATAAGGGGTAAGGGAGTGGGGGGGGTCCTTAAATCCTCATCCTATTAAAAATGATAGAAACAGTTAAGGGAGACGGCGTCTTATAACAAGGGCCGTCCCCCATTTTTTTGTCGACAAGGGCTAAATTTCAATTCCGGTCTTTTTCATCAATGGTGGTGGTGGTCGTGGTCACCCTCACAGTGGATATGCTCAACGGAGCAGGTGGAGTCGCAGCTTCCCTTCCTCCTCGCGTACTTGTTATATACGGCGATAATGAGGAGGATGGCCGAGACGGCGGCAAGCACGGCCTTGACCGGCTCGCCGATGAACTCCGACGCCTTCCCGGCGTAGGCCCCGGGAGTCACGCCCAGGGCGGAGTATAGCCGGTCGGTCAAGAGCCCCATCGACACCGCCACGACCGATATAGTCGCAAGGTAGATAGCGGCGGAGCGCTTCCCCAGCGTCCCCGCCACCACCGACAGGGAGGCGAGGTTCGTGGCCGGCCCGGCGAGGAGAAACACCAGCGCCGCCCCCGGGCTTACGCCGGAGAGGATCAGGGCCGCCGCAATGGGGGTCGAGGCCGTGGCGCAGATATACATCGGAATCCCCGCAAGGAGCATTATCAGCATAGAGTGCAATCCCCCGCCAAGGTATCTCTCCATCAGCCGCTCCGGGGCGAGGTAGGTTATCGCCCCGGCAAGAACCACGCCGATGACAAACCAGAGGGCAAAGTCCTCGAACAGCTCGCCGAAGGAGTATTTTACCGCAGCGGTGAGCTTCTCGAAGAGGGTGTGGTGGCTCCTGTGGATTTCTATGGGACAGTTTATCCCGTCGCAGCAGCCGTCCACCTTGCATGTGATGTCGATCTTTTTCGGATCGGTCTCGGGTTCCTCTCCCGAGGTCAGGTTGTCGGCGATCCCGGCTATGGTTGCGGATATGAAGGCCGAGATCGGCCTTATTACCGTCATCAGGGGATCGATCAGGGCGTAGGTCACCGCGATCGAGTCGACCCCAGACTCAGGAGTGGAGATTAGAAAAGATAAGGTGGCCCCACGGGTGGCCCCCTGCTTTCTCAACGATACGGCCGCCGGCAGCACCCCGCAGGAGCATAGGGGTACCGGGATTCCGAATATCGAAGCCAGAAGGACCGACCTCACCTTGCCCTTCCCGAAGTGCCTGTAGATCGTCTCGGGATTCAGGAAGATGTAGATCAGTCCCGCAAAGAGGGAGCCGAAAAGGACGTAGGGGGCGGCCTCCTTCAGTATCCACCAGGAGGCCTTCATGATTCCCGACAACATTTCTACAATCATAATATTCCCCCCATCTTTTAGCCCCCCGAATTAGGCACAATTCTTTTTTGGATATTGTGTAAATACAATATGCTAAACATTAGGCGTATCTAAAATTGTTAGCTAATATTCTATAAGTCTAATATATATAGTTTAGCCTAACTTCGTTGACATGTCAAGACTTTTTTAGAAGAGGGATAAAAAATCGGTTTTTGGAATTTCCTTTGAAGTTTAATCTTATAGGAGATTTCCTGTAAATCTTGCTTGAGATGCAGGCTTCTCTTCTACTTGGATAGGATTGAGCGCTCGGTCGGGTGGAAATCGGTTAAGATTCTTTTTCCTCAACCGGACGACATTGAAAAATAAGATCGATTAGGTCAATTGGTCAATTCCCGGACAAATCGGAAAACCGTTCTCAAATAGCCGGAT from Candidatus Zymogenus saltonus includes these protein-coding regions:
- a CDS encoding long-chain fatty acid--CoA ligase — its product is METKMWHKSYAEGVQKSIKYEKLTISQALTRSAENYPNVVALNYMGNKITYKKLNAMVNQFARALLDLGVKKGDKIAVCLPNLPQTVITNMAIWRVGAVAVQNNPLYTERELTYQLNDSDSRMIITMALLVPRIEKIKGDTKIEKTIACHINSYLPFPKKQLFPYVRKAMYRKITPTDDLLVFKDVIKKYSPAPLEDKSKWEELSTLLYTGGTTGVSKGVMLSHENISVNVQQLLGWFPDIGPGDVKMVGTFPIFHTAGFTAIQNLNIWQAWEHIMIPRPEPKAIIDLLKSEKPNWLPGVPTIFVGLLNEPEFRNMDLTFIDGFISGAAPLATDTINDLKALTGATICEVYGLTETAPLATAGPWGGKLKPGTVGVPVADTDIKVVDIEKGKKEMKIGEPGEVIIKGPQVMMGYYKKPKETAEVMKDGWFYSGDIGTFDEDGYLTIVDRKKDMIIAGGYNIYPLEIDDILFDHPKIMEACTVGVPHGYRGETVKAFIVVKGGETLTEEEVTKYCKEKMAAYKVPKIIEFVDALPKSAVGKILRKELRARELEKAKKEKEGGK
- a CDS encoding SO_0444 family Cu/Zn efflux transporter, which translates into the protein MIVEMLSGIMKASWWILKEAAPYVLFGSLFAGLIYIFLNPETIYRHFGKGKVRSVLLASIFGIPVPLCSCGVLPAAVSLRKQGATRGATLSFLISTPESGVDSIAVTYALIDPLMTVIRPISAFISATIAGIADNLTSGEEPETDPKKIDITCKVDGCCDGINCPIEIHRSHHTLFEKLTAAVKYSFGELFEDFALWFVIGVVLAGAITYLAPERLMERYLGGGLHSMLIMLLAGIPMYICATASTPIAAALILSGVSPGAALVFLLAGPATNLASLSVVAGTLGKRSAAIYLATISVVAVSMGLLTDRLYSALGVTPGAYAGKASEFIGEPVKAVLAAVSAILLIIAVYNKYARRKGSCDSTCSVEHIHCEGDHDHHHH